From Pseudomonas putida, one genomic window encodes:
- a CDS encoding PA5502 family lipoprotein yields MKPFASRYLLVAAFSLFLAACSSAPVEQTGAPAQADAWQQLQQSINSNELATAEDQLASLQAQSPDDGRLEHYQRQLAEAYLKRSQIVLQKGDVNAAATALARARALMPQAPAVTGGDAVSQARKAELEKAEAALKAAEAKPKARVIDPAAPSTVIALNTTDIRAMRRQLDEIATDVVNYQCEVVFQVPRTEDAPWLKTLLEKRVRKIDSGFELQQKHEIQRTLPAQVVLVPHQR; encoded by the coding sequence ATGAAGCCGTTCGCATCCCGTTATCTGCTTGTTGCCGCGTTTTCCCTGTTCCTGGCCGCTTGTTCGAGCGCGCCGGTCGAGCAGACAGGTGCACCTGCCCAAGCCGATGCCTGGCAGCAGCTGCAGCAAAGCATCAACAGCAATGAATTGGCCACAGCCGAAGATCAGCTGGCCTCGCTGCAGGCTCAATCGCCAGACGATGGCCGCCTGGAACACTACCAGCGGCAACTGGCTGAGGCTTACCTCAAACGCAGCCAGATCGTCCTTCAGAAGGGCGACGTAAACGCTGCCGCAACCGCTCTGGCACGTGCCCGCGCCCTGATGCCACAGGCCCCTGCCGTGACTGGCGGTGACGCGGTCTCGCAGGCACGCAAGGCTGAGCTGGAAAAAGCCGAGGCTGCCTTGAAAGCTGCCGAGGCCAAGCCCAAGGCACGGGTGATTGACCCGGCTGCGCCCAGCACGGTCATTGCGCTGAATACCACGGACATCCGTGCCATGCGCCGACAGCTCGATGAGATTGCCACTGATGTGGTGAATTATCAGTGCGAAGTGGTGTTCCAGGTACCTCGCACCGAAGATGCACCTTGGTTGAAGACCTTGCTGGAAAAGCGGGTTCGCAAGATCGACAGCGGGTTCGAACTCCAGCAAAAACACGAGATTCAGCGCACGTTGCCCGCTCAGGTGGTGTTGGTACCCCATCAGCGTTGA
- the znuC gene encoding zinc ABC transporter ATP-binding protein ZnuC, translating into MSDALIRLEQVGVTFGGEAVLDSIDLSVAPGQIVTLIGPNGAGKTTLVRAVLGLLKPHRGTVWRKPKLRIGYMPQKIQVDATLPLSVLRFLRLVPGVGRQAALSALQEVGAEQVIDSPIQTISGGEMQRVLLARALLREPQLLVLDEPVQGVDVVGQTELYNLITRLRDRHGCGVLMVSHDLHLVMSATDQVVCLNRHVCCSGHPEQVSNDPAFVELFGQNAPSLAVYHHHHDHSHDLHGSVVAPGPHVHGDHCKHG; encoded by the coding sequence ATGAGTGACGCACTGATCCGCCTGGAGCAGGTTGGCGTAACGTTTGGCGGCGAGGCCGTGCTCGACAGCATCGACCTGTCGGTGGCGCCCGGCCAGATCGTTACGCTGATCGGGCCCAACGGCGCAGGCAAGACCACCCTGGTACGCGCTGTGCTCGGGCTGCTCAAGCCGCATCGCGGCACCGTCTGGCGCAAGCCGAAGCTGCGTATCGGCTACATGCCGCAAAAAATCCAGGTGGACGCGACCCTGCCGTTGTCAGTGCTGCGCTTTCTGCGCCTGGTACCCGGTGTTGGCCGGCAGGCCGCGTTGTCGGCACTGCAGGAAGTGGGCGCCGAACAGGTCATCGACAGCCCGATCCAGACCATCTCCGGCGGCGAGATGCAGCGTGTGCTGCTGGCCAGGGCGCTGTTGCGCGAGCCCCAGCTGCTGGTACTGGATGAGCCGGTACAAGGCGTGGACGTGGTCGGCCAGACCGAGTTGTACAACCTCATCACCCGCCTGCGCGACCGCCATGGTTGCGGCGTATTGATGGTCTCGCACGACTTGCACCTGGTCATGAGCGCCACCGACCAGGTGGTCTGCCTCAACCGCCATGTCTGCTGCTCCGGCCACCCAGAGCAGGTCAGCAACGACCCAGCCTTCGTCGAACTGTTCGGCCAGAACGCACCGAGCCTGGCCGTCTATCACCACCACCATGATCACAGCCACGACCTGCATGGCTCGGTGGTCGCCCCTGGCCCACATGTACACGGAGACCACTGCAAGCATGGCTGA
- a CDS encoding methionine ABC transporter permease, translated as MDALNFFANVDWAEIWLATIDTMIMLFGSLFFTVLLGLPLGVLLFLCGPKQMFEQRGVYALLSLVVNILRSLPFIILLIVMIPITVLITGTSLGVAGAIPPLVVGATPFFARLVETALREVDRGIIEATQSMGATTRQIITSALLPEARPGIFAAITVTAITLVSYTAMAGVVGAGGLGDLAIRFGYQRFQTDVMVVTVVLLLVLVQVLQSVGDKLVVHFSRK; from the coding sequence ATGGACGCCCTGAATTTCTTCGCCAACGTCGACTGGGCCGAAATCTGGCTGGCCACCATCGACACCATGATCATGCTGTTCGGTTCGCTGTTCTTCACCGTGCTGCTGGGCCTGCCACTGGGCGTGCTGCTGTTCCTCTGCGGGCCGAAGCAGATGTTCGAACAGCGGGGTGTGTATGCGCTGCTGTCGCTGGTGGTCAACATTCTGCGCTCGCTGCCGTTCATCATCCTGCTGATCGTGATGATCCCGATCACCGTGCTGATCACCGGCACCTCGCTGGGCGTTGCCGGCGCCATTCCCCCGCTGGTGGTGGGTGCCACGCCGTTCTTCGCCCGCCTGGTGGAAACCGCCCTGCGTGAAGTGGACCGCGGCATCATCGAGGCCACCCAGTCGATGGGCGCCACCACCCGCCAGATCATCACCAGTGCGTTGTTGCCAGAGGCCCGCCCGGGCATCTTCGCGGCCATTACCGTCACTGCCATCACCTTGGTGTCGTACACCGCCATGGCCGGCGTGGTCGGCGCTGGCGGCCTTGGCGACCTGGCCATCCGCTTCGGTTACCAGCGTTTCCAGACCGATGTAATGGTAGTCACCGTGGTACTGCTGCTGGTTCTGGTTCAAGTCCTGCAGAGCGTGGGCGACAAACTGGTCGTGCATTTTTCCCGTAAGTAA
- a CDS encoding MetQ/NlpA family ABC transporter substrate-binding protein: MKKLLAVAAAVAAFSAHAGDLTVAATPVPHAEILNFVKPQLEKEGVNLKVKEFTDYIQPNVQVAEKRLDANFFQHQPYLDEFNKAKGTDLVSVAGVHIEPLGVYSTKIKKLDELPTGATVVIPNDATNGGRALLLLDKAGVIKLKDNSNILSTVKDVVGNPKNVKFRELEAATIPRVLTQVDAALINTNYALEAKLNPEKDALAIEGSDSPYVNILVARPDNKDSQDMKKLAAALHSPEVKQFITEKYKGAVVPAF; this comes from the coding sequence ATGAAGAAGCTGCTTGCTGTCGCTGCCGCTGTCGCGGCGTTTTCGGCCCACGCCGGTGACCTGACGGTCGCCGCTACCCCGGTGCCGCACGCCGAAATTCTCAACTTCGTCAAACCGCAGCTGGAGAAAGAGGGTGTAAACCTGAAGGTGAAAGAATTCACCGACTACATCCAGCCAAACGTACAAGTCGCCGAAAAGCGCCTGGATGCCAACTTCTTCCAGCACCAGCCGTACCTGGATGAGTTCAACAAGGCCAAGGGTACCGACCTGGTCAGCGTTGCCGGCGTGCACATCGAGCCGCTGGGCGTCTACTCGACCAAGATCAAGAAGCTCGACGAACTGCCTACCGGCGCCACCGTGGTCATCCCCAACGACGCCACCAATGGCGGCCGTGCCTTGCTGCTGCTGGACAAGGCCGGGGTCATCAAGCTCAAGGACAACAGCAATATCCTGTCGACCGTGAAGGACGTTGTCGGTAACCCGAAGAACGTGAAGTTCCGTGAGCTCGAAGCGGCCACCATCCCGCGTGTACTGACCCAGGTCGATGCTGCCCTGATCAATACCAACTACGCGCTGGAAGCCAAACTGAACCCGGAAAAAGACGCTCTGGCCATCGAAGGCAGCGACTCACCGTACGTGAACATCCTCGTTGCCCGCCCGGACAACAAGGATTCGCAAGACATGAAGAAACTGGCGGCTGCACTGCACTCGCCTGAGGTGAAGCAGTTCATCACCGAGAAATACAAAGGCGCTGTGGTTCCGGCGTTCTGA
- a CDS encoding GNAT family N-acetyltransferase, whose translation MPNIILRPVSANDHAAWLHLWQAYLRFYQTELADEVSAVTWQRILDPQEPTHSALAWLDDKAVGMVNWIYHRTNWSIGNACYLQDLYVDSEQRGLGVGRQLIERVNASAKAAGCCKVHWLTHETNTTAIGLYEQVAERPGFIQFRQTL comes from the coding sequence ATGCCGAACATCATCCTGCGCCCCGTCAGCGCCAACGACCATGCTGCATGGCTGCACCTGTGGCAGGCCTACCTGCGCTTTTATCAAACCGAACTGGCCGATGAAGTCAGCGCCGTGACATGGCAACGCATCCTCGACCCACAGGAGCCGACTCACTCGGCCCTGGCCTGGCTCGATGACAAGGCGGTAGGCATGGTCAACTGGATCTATCATCGAACCAACTGGAGCATTGGTAACGCCTGCTACCTGCAGGACCTGTACGTTGACAGCGAGCAGCGCGGCCTGGGCGTTGGCCGTCAACTGATCGAACGGGTCAACGCCAGTGCCAAAGCGGCCGGCTGCTGCAAGGTGCACTGGCTGACGCATGAAACCAACACGACCGCCATCGGCTTGTACGAGCAGGTCGCAGAGCGACCCGGCTTCATCCAATTTCGCCAAACGCTGTGA
- a CDS encoding FMN-binding negative transcriptional regulator, which translates to MYNSKPHQEHNLERLHQQMRETRLALLVTHGEHGLLASHIPVLIDASEGELGTVYGHLARANPQWQALEQGVEALLVFTGPDAYVSPSYYPSKLDNPKVVPTWNYLAVHAYGAAEVVQGGPDLLDIVSRLTDLHEQGRSAPWKVTDAPSDYIEGMLRAIVGFRLPIARLQGARKLSQNRSAPDMEGVRQGLASSTDPLNNQLAAQMRTP; encoded by the coding sequence ATGTACAACAGCAAACCGCATCAGGAACACAACCTTGAGCGCCTGCATCAACAGATGCGCGAAACCCGCCTGGCCCTGCTCGTCACCCACGGCGAACACGGCCTGCTGGCCAGTCACATACCCGTGTTGATCGATGCCAGCGAAGGTGAGTTGGGCACCGTTTACGGCCATCTGGCCCGTGCCAACCCTCAGTGGCAGGCCTTGGAGCAAGGTGTAGAAGCCTTGTTGGTATTCACCGGCCCAGACGCTTATGTCAGCCCCAGCTACTACCCGAGCAAGCTCGACAACCCCAAGGTGGTACCCACCTGGAACTACCTGGCGGTGCATGCCTACGGCGCCGCTGAGGTGGTGCAAGGCGGCCCCGACCTGTTGGATATCGTCAGCCGCCTGACCGACCTGCACGAACAAGGGCGCAGCGCCCCATGGAAAGTCACCGATGCACCCAGCGATTACATCGAAGGCATGCTGCGCGCCATCGTCGGCTTCCGTCTGCCCATCGCGCGGCTGCAGGGGGCACGCAAACTCAGCCAGAACCGCTCGGCGCCGGACATGGAAGGTGTGCGCCAAGGCTTGGCCAGCAGTACCGACCCGCTCAACAATCAACTGGCAGCGCAGATGCGCACGCCCTGA
- the znuB gene encoding zinc ABC transporter permease subunit ZnuB, producing MADFLLYALLAGLSLALVAGPLGSFVVWRRMAYFGDTLSHAALLGVAMGFVLDVSPALAVTVGCLLLAILLVTLQQRQPLASDTLLGILAPSTLSLGLVVLSFMHDVRIDLMAYLFGDLLAISTTDLAWILAGSALVLVLLAVLWRPLLAVTVHEELAMVEGLPVAGLRLALMLLIAVVIAVAMKIVGVLLITSLLIIPAAAAQRHARSPEQMALGASLLGVTAVCGGLAMSWFKDTPAGPSIVVCAAVLFLLSLALPKR from the coding sequence ATGGCTGATTTTCTTCTTTACGCCCTGCTCGCGGGTCTTTCCCTGGCGCTGGTGGCGGGCCCGCTGGGCTCTTTCGTGGTGTGGCGGCGCATGGCCTACTTCGGCGATACCTTGTCCCACGCAGCGCTGCTGGGCGTGGCCATGGGCTTCGTGCTGGACGTCAGCCCGGCGCTGGCGGTAACCGTGGGGTGCCTGTTGCTGGCGATCCTTCTGGTGACCCTGCAGCAACGCCAACCATTGGCCTCTGACACGCTGCTCGGCATTCTCGCCCCCAGTACGTTGTCGCTGGGCCTGGTGGTGCTGAGCTTCATGCACGATGTACGCATCGACCTGATGGCCTACCTGTTCGGCGACCTGCTGGCCATCAGTACCACTGACCTGGCCTGGATCCTGGCCGGCAGCGCGCTGGTGCTGGTGCTGCTGGCAGTCCTTTGGCGACCGTTGCTGGCGGTGACCGTTCACGAAGAGCTGGCCATGGTCGAAGGCCTGCCAGTCGCAGGCCTGCGCCTGGCGCTGATGCTGCTGATTGCCGTCGTCATCGCCGTCGCCATGAAGATCGTCGGCGTGCTGTTGATCACCTCTTTGCTGATCATCCCTGCCGCTGCGGCGCAGCGCCATGCGCGCTCGCCAGAGCAGATGGCATTGGGGGCCAGCCTGCTGGGCGTCACGGCCGTCTGCGGTGGCCTGGCCATGTCCTGGTTCAAGGACACCCCGGCCGGCCCGTCGATCGTGGTCTGCGCGGCAGTGCTATTCTTGCTGAGCCTGGCCCTGCCCAAACGTTGA
- the katE gene encoding catalase HPII — MTSKKTDAPKHSEAAGTQTPDRANTNAKLQSLEAFRSDATGQALRTNQGVKVADNQNSLKAGARGPSLLEDFIMREKITHFDHERIPERIVHARGTGAHGYFQSYGNHSELTKAGFLQDPEKITPVFVRFSTVQGPRGSGDTVRDVRGFAVKFYTDEGNFDLVGNNMPVFFIQDAIKFPDFVHAVKPEPHNEIPTGGSAHDTFWDFVSLVPESAHMVIWAMSDRAIPRSLRMMEGFGVHTFRLINAQGVASFVKFHWKPRQGVHSVLWDEAQKLAGKDTDYHRRDLWEAIETGDYPEWELGVQIVPEADEHTFDFDLLDPTKLIPEELVPVTPLGKMVLNRNPDNFFAETEQVAFCPGHIVPGIDFSNDPLLQGRLFSYTDTQISRLGGPNFHEIPINRPVAPNHSGQRDAMHRMTIDKGRASYEPNSIDGGWPRETPPAAQDGGFESYQERIEAHKIRQRSESFGDHFSQARLFFQSMSPTEQQHIIKAYSFELGKVEREAIRAREVNEILANIDLKLAAAVAANLGLPAPKQGTVQVKASKLAQSKALSQMNHPGDVGIKGRKIALVVADGVDSASVDKLVKALEAQSARPMLLGPSSAPVKSADGKPLPVDASIEGMPSVMFDAIVVPGGKASIDALSGSGVAKHFLLEGYKHLKAMVLAKEAKALVGSLGLKEDKGLLLGDDQKTMDAFVKAVEGHRVWEREAAAEAIPA; from the coding sequence ATGACCAGCAAGAAAACGGACGCGCCCAAGCACAGTGAGGCCGCCGGCACGCAGACCCCCGACCGCGCCAATACCAACGCCAAGCTGCAGAGCCTGGAGGCGTTTCGCAGCGATGCCACTGGCCAGGCCTTGCGTACCAACCAGGGTGTGAAGGTAGCCGACAACCAGAACAGCCTCAAAGCTGGTGCTCGCGGGCCCTCGCTGCTCGAAGACTTCATCATGCGCGAGAAGATCACCCACTTCGACCACGAGCGCATTCCCGAGCGTATCGTCCACGCCCGGGGTACCGGTGCCCACGGTTACTTCCAGAGCTACGGCAACCATAGCGAACTGACCAAGGCCGGTTTCCTCCAGGACCCGGAAAAGATCACCCCGGTCTTCGTGCGGTTCTCTACCGTGCAGGGGCCGCGTGGCTCGGGTGACACCGTACGCGACGTGCGTGGTTTCGCCGTCAAGTTTTACACCGATGAGGGCAATTTCGACCTCGTTGGCAACAACATGCCGGTATTTTTCATTCAGGATGCCATCAAGTTTCCCGACTTCGTACACGCGGTCAAACCTGAACCGCACAACGAAATTCCCACTGGCGGCTCGGCCCACGACACGTTCTGGGATTTTGTCTCGCTGGTACCAGAGTCGGCGCACATGGTCATCTGGGCCATGTCCGACCGCGCCATCCCGCGCAGCCTGCGGATGATGGAGGGCTTTGGCGTGCATACCTTCCGTCTGATCAATGCCCAAGGCGTGGCCAGCTTCGTCAAGTTCCACTGGAAGCCACGCCAGGGCGTGCATTCGGTACTGTGGGACGAAGCCCAGAAGCTGGCAGGCAAGGACACTGACTACCATCGCCGTGACCTGTGGGAAGCGATCGAGACGGGCGATTACCCCGAGTGGGAACTGGGTGTGCAGATCGTTCCGGAAGCTGATGAGCACACGTTCGATTTCGACCTGCTGGATCCGACCAAGCTGATCCCCGAGGAGCTTGTGCCGGTGACGCCGCTTGGCAAGATGGTGCTCAACCGCAACCCGGACAACTTCTTCGCCGAGACCGAGCAGGTGGCGTTCTGCCCTGGCCATATCGTGCCAGGCATCGACTTCAGCAACGACCCGCTGCTGCAGGGCCGCCTGTTCTCCTATACCGACACCCAGATCAGCCGCCTTGGCGGGCCTAACTTCCACGAGATCCCGATCAACCGGCCGGTAGCGCCGAACCACAGTGGCCAGCGTGACGCCATGCACCGCATGACCATCGACAAGGGCCGTGCTTCCTACGAGCCCAACTCGATCGATGGCGGCTGGCCGCGGGAAACGCCGCCGGCGGCGCAAGATGGTGGCTTCGAGAGTTATCAAGAGCGCATCGAGGCACACAAGATCCGCCAGCGCAGCGAGTCGTTCGGCGATCACTTTTCGCAGGCGCGGCTGTTCTTCCAGAGCATGAGCCCGACCGAGCAGCAGCACATCATCAAGGCCTACAGCTTCGAATTGGGCAAGGTAGAGCGCGAAGCAATCCGCGCGCGTGAGGTCAATGAGATTCTGGCCAATATCGACCTGAAGCTGGCAGCGGCAGTGGCGGCCAACCTCGGTTTGCCGGCGCCCAAGCAGGGTACGGTTCAGGTCAAAGCAAGCAAGCTTGCGCAGTCCAAGGCCTTGAGCCAGATGAACCACCCTGGTGATGTGGGCATCAAGGGACGCAAGATTGCCCTTGTGGTCGCTGATGGCGTGGACTCCGCGAGCGTGGACAAACTGGTCAAAGCGCTCGAAGCACAAAGCGCGCGGCCCATGCTCCTGGGGCCATCTTCTGCCCCGGTGAAGAGCGCCGATGGCAAGCCACTGCCGGTGGACGCTTCGATCGAGGGTATGCCGTCGGTCATGTTCGACGCGATAGTGGTACCGGGAGGTAAGGCTTCAATCGATGCCTTGAGCGGCAGTGGCGTCGCCAAGCACTTCCTGCTCGAGGGTTACAAGCATTTGAAGGCGATGGTGTTGGCCAAAGAGGCCAAAGCGTTGGTCGGCAGCTTGGGCCTGAAAGAGGACAAGGGCCTGCTGCTAGGGGATGATCAGAAGACAATGGATGCCTTCGTCAAAGCCGTGGAAGGGCATCGGGTCTGGGAGCGGGAGGCTGCTGCAGAAGCGATTCCTGCGTAG
- a CDS encoding methionine ABC transporter ATP-binding protein: MIEFQHVHKTYRVAGREIPALNPTTLTIEDGQVFGLIGHSGAGKSTMLRLINRLEEPSGGKIIVDGEDVTAFNATQLRGFRQQVGMIFQHFNLLASKTVADNVALPLTLAGELSRAEIDKRVTQLLARVGLSDHAKKYPAQLSGGQKQRVGIARALSTNPKILLCDEATSALDPQTTASVLQLLAEINRELKLTIVLITHEMDVIRRVCDRVAVMDAGHIVEQGSVADVFLHPQHPTTKRFVQEDEQVDEGEQRDDFAHVPGRIVRLTFQGDATYAPLLGTVARETGVDYSILAGRIDRIKDVPYGQLTLAVTGGDMQAAFDRFSAADVHMEVLR, from the coding sequence GTGATCGAGTTCCAACATGTACACAAGACCTACCGCGTCGCCGGTAGGGAAATCCCCGCTCTGAACCCAACCACCCTGACCATCGAAGACGGCCAGGTGTTCGGCCTGATCGGCCACTCCGGGGCAGGCAAAAGCACCATGCTGCGCCTGATCAACCGGCTGGAAGAGCCCTCGGGCGGGAAGATCATCGTCGACGGTGAAGACGTCACCGCCTTCAACGCCACCCAGCTGCGCGGCTTCCGCCAGCAGGTCGGGATGATCTTCCAGCACTTCAACCTGCTGGCCTCCAAGACCGTCGCCGACAATGTCGCCCTGCCGCTGACGCTGGCGGGCGAGCTGTCGCGGGCCGAAATCGACAAGCGCGTCACGCAGCTGCTGGCCCGGGTGGGCCTGTCGGATCACGCCAAAAAGTACCCGGCACAGCTCTCCGGCGGGCAGAAGCAGCGCGTCGGCATCGCCCGCGCCCTGTCGACCAACCCGAAGATTCTGCTGTGCGACGAAGCCACCAGCGCCCTCGACCCGCAGACCACCGCATCGGTGCTGCAGTTGCTGGCCGAAATCAACCGTGAGCTGAAGCTGACCATCGTGCTGATCACCCACGAGATGGACGTGATCCGCCGGGTCTGCGACCGCGTCGCGGTGATGGATGCCGGCCACATAGTCGAGCAAGGCTCGGTGGCCGACGTGTTCCTGCACCCGCAGCACCCCACCACCAAACGCTTTGTCCAGGAAGACGAGCAGGTCGATGAAGGTGAACAGCGTGACGATTTTGCCCACGTCCCGGGCCGCATCGTGCGCCTGACCTTCCAGGGCGACGCCACCTACGCGCCGCTGCTGGGTACCGTGGCCCGCGAAACCGGCGTGGACTACAGCATCCTCGCCGGGCGTATCGACCGCATCAAGGATGTGCCCTATGGGCAGCTGACCCTGGCCGTCACCGGCGGCGACATGCAAGCCGCGTTCGACCGCTTCTCGGCAGCTGACGTACATATGGAGGTACTGCGTTGA
- a CDS encoding PLP-dependent aminotransferase family protein: MSAHPLVLPFDPAGIVLDQRRGLSQQLYKALRARVLDGRLSSGTRLPATRDLAGMLSLSRNSVVRAYDQLYAEGYIESRVGDGTYVCHLPKLSTQLSTGLSHGLSTGLSTKCPESTDDLSRCERSSERLERLKNNHLPSPKAVPPRAFRVGVPAFDLFPYNVWAKLQAGFWRNPDPAQLGYGDPAGEPLLRELIAAYLRRSRGMSCTAGQIVITNGAQEAISLCAQLLMQPGDEVAVENPGYRAAGHAFAVAGGRVRGVPVDEEGLDCARLAHAGDCRLVYVTPAHQYPTGVTMSLARRLALLAWAERQDGWIIEDDYDGEYRYNGAPLAPLAALDRQGRVLYVGTFGKIAFPALRLGYLVLPDRLVQAFSQGRALAVRHSEVGTQCVMAEFMAQGHFQRHVRRMRRAALSRRNVLKAGWPGDVSGLAAMPDVAAGLHVKVDVDNFAREQELVAKAEAVGVEVNPLSSYWLEDSEVPVDKRAGLVLGFAAVPEGEIAEALMRLRKAWR, from the coding sequence ATGAGCGCGCACCCTTTGGTATTGCCATTCGACCCTGCCGGGATCGTCCTCGACCAGCGCCGAGGGTTGAGTCAGCAGCTGTATAAAGCGCTGCGTGCCCGCGTGCTGGATGGACGCTTGAGCAGCGGCACGCGCCTGCCGGCGACACGAGACCTGGCAGGCATGCTCTCGCTCTCGCGCAACAGCGTGGTGCGTGCCTATGACCAGCTTTACGCCGAGGGCTACATAGAAAGCCGGGTAGGAGACGGCACCTACGTTTGTCATCTGCCAAAACTATCCACACAACTGTCCACAGGGTTATCCCATGGCTTATCAACAGGTTTATCCACAAAATGCCCGGAAAGCACTGATGATTTATCCAGGTGTGAACGCTCCAGCGAGCGCCTGGAGCGTCTGAAAAATAACCATCTGCCATCCCCAAAAGCCGTCCCGCCACGGGCATTTCGAGTAGGTGTTCCAGCGTTCGACCTGTTCCCTTACAACGTCTGGGCCAAGCTGCAAGCGGGCTTCTGGCGAAACCCAGATCCAGCGCAGCTTGGTTATGGCGACCCGGCGGGCGAGCCATTGTTGCGTGAGTTGATCGCTGCGTATCTACGTCGGTCACGGGGCATGTCGTGCACGGCTGGACAAATTGTGATCACCAATGGTGCGCAGGAGGCCATAAGCCTTTGTGCACAGCTGTTGATGCAACCGGGGGATGAGGTGGCTGTGGAAAACCCCGGGTATCGTGCCGCCGGGCATGCCTTTGCCGTGGCGGGCGGGCGGGTGAGAGGCGTGCCGGTAGATGAAGAGGGCCTCGACTGCGCCAGGCTAGCCCACGCTGGCGACTGTCGCTTGGTTTACGTCACCCCGGCGCACCAGTATCCGACAGGGGTAACCATGAGCCTGGCCCGCCGCTTGGCTTTGCTGGCCTGGGCCGAGCGCCAGGATGGCTGGATCATCGAAGATGACTACGACGGTGAATACCGTTACAACGGAGCACCGCTGGCCCCGTTGGCGGCTTTGGACCGGCAAGGGCGAGTGCTGTATGTCGGTACCTTCGGCAAGATCGCTTTCCCAGCGCTGCGCCTTGGCTACTTGGTATTGCCGGATCGGTTGGTGCAGGCTTTCAGCCAGGGCAGGGCGCTGGCAGTGCGGCATTCCGAAGTGGGAACCCAGTGCGTGATGGCTGAGTTCATGGCTCAGGGGCATTTTCAGCGGCACGTACGCCGCATGCGCCGTGCGGCGCTGAGCCGGCGCAACGTGCTGAAGGCCGGGTGGCCTGGTGATGTGTCGGGGCTGGCGGCGATGCCGGACGTTGCAGCGGGGCTGCATGTGAAGGTTGATGTGGATAACTTTGCGCGCGAGCAAGAGTTGGTGGCCAAGGCCGAGGCGGTGGGTGTGGAGGTGAATCCACTTAGCAGTTACTGGCTTGAGGACAGTGAGGTGCCTGTGGATAAACGTGCGGGGCTGGTGCTTGGGTTTGCGGCAGTACCAGAAGGGGAGATTGCCGAGGCGTTGATGCGCTTGCGCAAGGCTTGGAGATAA
- the zur gene encoding zinc uptake transcriptional repressor Zur produces the protein MSITPLAHRPHDHSHCVHSALTEAEVLCTRQGLRLTALRRRVLELVWQSHKPLGAYDILAVLSEQDGRRAAPPTVYRALDFLLENGLVHRIASLNAFIGCSHPEHVHQGQFLICRECHIAIELEQDSISDAILASAKGVGFSVETQTVEIVGLCGNCRGTA, from the coding sequence ATGTCCATCACGCCGCTGGCCCACCGCCCCCACGATCACTCTCACTGCGTGCACAGCGCCCTGACCGAGGCTGAGGTGCTGTGCACGCGCCAGGGCCTGCGCCTGACCGCCCTGCGCCGGCGTGTGCTGGAGCTGGTGTGGCAGAGCCACAAGCCGCTGGGCGCCTACGACATCCTCGCCGTGCTCAGCGAACAGGATGGCCGTCGTGCTGCGCCACCTACCGTTTATCGGGCGCTGGATTTCCTGCTGGAAAACGGCCTGGTACACCGCATCGCCTCACTCAATGCCTTCATCGGTTGCAGCCACCCAGAGCACGTGCACCAAGGCCAGTTCCTGATCTGCCGCGAATGCCACATCGCCATCGAACTGGAGCAGGACAGCATCAGCGATGCGATCCTCGCCAGCGCCAAGGGCGTGGGTTTCAGCGTAGAAACGCAGACGGTAGAAATTGTCGGCCTGTGCGGCAATTGCCGGGGCACGGCATGA